In a single window of the Littorina saxatilis isolate snail1 linkage group LG3, US_GU_Lsax_2.0, whole genome shotgun sequence genome:
- the LOC138962496 gene encoding uncharacterized protein yields MESEENLLKSDSEGEDASPPCSQRPQKNMVEITKVKQKEKPRPEVVQLPTKDWDDMKKQNERILRALKKWDAEEGEIMEDEDSECVQLRSSSPLKKKRRREEDSTVSFLVDNSDEDLDYQIENLTRVRSCGDQTENRSDENAESDTLTGIQQDYEADEELGDDISEQLAKIVNMMAKGKMNEAKMKDKISEHKRPKNVELKVPRVNHEVWDTMDHNQKSADLRTQRIQHILLTAVNALVCAANECVGKTNIDVKKQMKSLTDSMGLILKATHEMSMDRRVSIMSAPQFNKKYKKLVSSEIPVTTELFGDDLRSVFASIDSSSKLGMAITRSSRGDKFFPFRGGRTKNWDYDQRRGRGWTRGRARGYYPRYRGRSFRGQNNTTFKSA; encoded by the coding sequence ATGGAGAGCGAAGAAAACTTGCTCAAATCCGATTCCGAGGGTGAAGACGCTTCCCCTCCATGCTCACAGAGACCCCAGAAAAAcatggttgaaatcacaaaagtgaaacaaaaagaaaaacctcGACCCGAGGTAGTACAATTACCGACAAAGGATTGGGATGACATGAAAAAGCAGAATGAACGAATCCTGCGTGCACTAAAGAAATGGGATGCAGAAGAAGGGGAAATTATGGAAGACGAAGATTCAGAATGTGTTCAACTTCGGAGTAGTTCCCctttgaagaagaaaagacgCAGAGAAGAAGACAGTACCGTATCTTTTTTGGTGGACAATTCTGATGAAGATTTGGACTACCAAATTGAAAATCTTACTCGTGTGAGATCTTGTGGCGATCAGACAGAGAATCGCAGTGATGAAAATGCTGAAAGTGACACACTGACAGGGATTCAGCAAGATTATGAGGCTGATGAGGAGCTTGGCGATGATATTTCGGAACAGCTAGCCAAAATAGTCAACATGATGGCAAAAGGCAAAATGAACGAAGCAAAAATGAAAGACAAGATTTCGGAACACAAGCGCCCGAAAAACGTCGAACTAAAAGTTCCTCGAGTGAACCATGAAGTGTGGGACACAATGGACCATAACCAGAAAAGTGCAGATTTGCGTACTCAAAGAATTCAACACATTTTGCTTACAGCAGTGAACGCTCTTGTGTGTGCAGCGAACGAGTGTGTTGGGAAAACAAACATTGATGtgaaaaaacaaatgaaatctcTGACCGATTCAATGGGGCTCATTCTCAAAGCGACTCACGAAATGTCAATGGACAGAAGAGTGTCGATTATGTCCGCACCGCAATTCAACAAGAAATACAAGAAACTCGTTTCTTCAGAAATCCCAGTGACAACAGAACTGTTTGGGGATGATTTGCGATCTGTGTTCGCCTCCATTGATTCGTCGTCCAAGCTTGGCATGGCAATCACTCGGTCATCAAGGGGAGACAAGTTTTTTCCATTCAGAGGAGGCAGGACAAAAAACTGGGACTACGACCAGAGAAGAGGCCGAGGCTGGACACGCGGCCGAGCAAGAGGTTACTATCCACGCTACCGGGGGAGAAGCTTCCGAGGGCAGAACAACACGACATTCAAATCGGCATAA
- the LOC138961217 gene encoding ribonuclease H1-like encodes MRIITGGLKTTPIHALEATTRLPSLDHRREEKVIVQYEKLQRLPSHPAHQHTQQLTKNRLKRSSFNHLAKQLERTQTSFLPRTPEEQEPLQDAEEWNSQLSKVLFVTDMPGVTSKREQQDAVLKNLTLEMMHQDYNASVWTHIYTDGSSDGAIKNGGSGILVRYPDGHTLSRSLPAGELSSNYRAELTALREAVSLVSEHPPSHAVFLTDCRSAVQSLQPPKEQLERDTQRLLCTLSQSTNVAVQWIPAHCGLSGNEEADRLAKTGSHLEQTRPTVSYSEAKTLIYMSDFAQYFPFSQ; translated from the exons ATGCGCATCATCACAGGGGGACTGAAAACTACGCCCATACACGCCCTTGAAGCCACCACCAGACTCCCTTCCCTGGACCACCGACGAGAAGAGAAGGTCATCGTGCAGTACGAGAAGCTGCAACGACTCCCCTCTCACCCAGCACACCAGCACACCCAACAGCTGACGAAGAACAGGCTGAAAAGAAGCAGTTTCAACCATCTGGCCAAGCAGCTAGAGAGAACCCAAACCAGCTTCCTACCACGCACCCCTGAAGAACAAGAGCCCCTCCAAGACGCTGAAGAGTGGAACAGCCAGCTCAGCAAGGTGCTCTTTGTTACTGACATGCCAGGAGTGACCAGCAAGAGAGAGCAGCAGGACGCAGTCCTCAAGAACCTCACGCTGGAGATGATGCACCAGGACTACAACGCCTCAGTATGGACTCACATCTACACTGACGGGTCCTCAGATGGTGCCATCAAAAACGGAGGAAGCGGGATCCTGGTACGCTACCCAGACGGACACACCCTTTCAAGATCCCTGCCTGCCGGAGAGCTGTCATCCAACTACCGGGCAGAACTCACCGCTCTCAGAGAAGCAGTTAGCCTGGTCAGCGAACACCCACCCTCTCACGCCGTTTTCCTGACCGACTGCAGATCCGCCGTCCAAAGCCTGCAGCCGCCCAAAGAGCAGCTGGAACGAGACACCCAGCGTCTTCTTTGTACTCTCTCCCAGAGCACAAACGTCGCTGTCCAGTGGATCCCTGCTCACTGTGGCCTCTCAGGGAACGAGGAAGCGGACAGACTGGCCAAGACTGGCAGCCatctggagcagacaagaccaacagtctcttacagtgaagccaaaaccctg ATCTACATGTCAGATTTCGCGCAATATTTTCCCTTCAGCCAATGA